One segment of Arvicanthis niloticus isolate mArvNil1 chromosome 5, mArvNil1.pat.X, whole genome shotgun sequence DNA contains the following:
- the Padi6 gene encoding inactive protein-arginine deiminase type-6 gives MSFQSNLSLSLDSPTHAICVVGMEITLDISGCAPEKCESFTIRGSPRVLIHISSSVISGKEDAAVCRPMKQPTEALVRMVSPSPTVDEDKVLVSYFCPDKEIPTATAVLLLTGIEVSLEADIYRDGQLDMPSDKQAKKRWMWGLNGWGAILLVNCNPGDTDQTEEQPSIQEGPKEIQNLSQMTLTVEGPTSILQNYQMLLHTSEEEAKKTRVYWSPSGTSAYQMVLGPDKPVHILPTFENRGKETFYVEAKEFPSASFSGLVSFSVSLIEKAHDQLIPETPLYKDTVVFRVAPYIFMPSTQLPLEVYLCRELQLQGFVDTVTKLSEKSNVQVASVYEDPNRQGKWLQDEMAFCYTQAPHKTLSLILDTPRVSNLDDFPVKYSLSPGVGYLIQQTEDHRVASLDSIGNIMVSPPVKAQGKDYPLGRVLIGGSFYPSSEGRNMSKTLREFVYAQQVQAPVELFSDWLMTGHVDQFMCFVPIDERNDEQKAFRLLLASPSACFELFEQKEKEGYGDVTLFEDIRAEQLLSNGREVKTISQILADKTLREQNTYVEKCISLNRTLLKKELGLVDKDIIMIPQLFCLEILTNVPSNQQTTKLFARPYFPDMLQTIVLGKNLGIPKPFGPQIKGTCCLEEKVCELLEPLGLKCTFIDDFDCYMTNMGDTCSSVIVNRVPFAFKWWKMTP, from the exons ATGTCTTTTCAGAGTAATCTCAGCCTGTCTCTGGACAGCCCCACCCATGCCATCTGCGTGGTGGGCATGGAAATCACTTTGGACATCAGTGG GTGTGCACCAGAGAAGTGTGAGTCCTTCACCATCCGCGGCTCCCCCAGGGTCTTGATCCATATCTCCAGCTCAGTCATCTCTGGAAAAGAGGATGCTGCAGTCTGTCGGCCAATGAAACAGCCCACAGAGGCATTGGTGAGGATGGTGTCGCCCAGCCCCACTGTCGACGAAGACAAG GTGCTGGTCTCCTACTTCTGTCCTGATAAAGAGATCCCAACAGCCACAGCCGTGCTGCTCCTCACAGGCATTG AGGTCTCCCTGGAGGCAGACATCTATCGAGATGGACAACTGGACATGCCAAGTGATAAGCAAGCTAAG AAAAGGTGGATGTGGGGTCTGAACGGCTGGGGAGCCATCCTGCTTGTGAATTGTAATCCTGGTGACACAGACCAGACTGAAGAACAGCCCAGCATCCAGGAGGGCCCCAAAG AAATTCAGAACCTatctcagatgactctaactGTGGAGGGCCCCACCAGCATCCTACAGAACTACCAGATGCTTCTTCATACCTCTGAGGAAGAGGCAAAGAAGACCAGAGTCTACTGGTCTCCAA GTGGCACCTCTGCCTATCAAATGGTACTAGGACCTGACAAACCTGTCCATATCCTGCCTACCTTTGAGAACCGTGGGAAAGAGACTTTCTACGTAGAAGCCAAGGAGTTTCCATCTGCCAGCTTCTCAGGCCtggtctccttctctgtctctctaataGAGAAGGCTCATGATCAG TTGATCCCAGAGACCCCGCTCTATAAAGATACAGTGGTGTTCCGGGTGGCACCGTATATCTTCATGCCTAGCACCCAGCTGCCTCTCGAGGTTTACCTGTGCAG GGAGCTACAGCTGCAAGGCTTTGTGGACACCGTGACAAAGCTGAGCGAGAAGAGCAACGTGCAGGTGGCTTCTGTCTATGAGGACCCCAACCGCCAGGGCAAGTGGCTCCAG gACGAGATGGCTTTCTGCTATACTCAGGCGCCTCACAAGACACTGTCCTTGATCCTTGATACCCCGAGGGTTTCCAATCTGGACGATTTCCCCGTGAAATACTCACTG AGCCCTGGTGTTGGCTACCTGATCCAACAAACTGAGGACCACCGGGTGGCTAGCCTGGATTCCATCGGGAACATAATGGTATCCCCGCCCGTCAAGGCTCAGGGCAAAGACTACCCGCTAGGAAGGGTCCTCATTGGTGGCAGCTTTTACCCCAG CTCTGAGGGCCGAAACATGAGCAAGACCCTGCGAGAATTCGTGTATGCCCAGCAGGTCCAGGCCCCCGTGGAACTCTTCTCGGATTGGCTGATGACGGGTCACGTGGATCAGTTCATGTGCTTTGTCCCTATCGATGAGAGAAACGATGAGCAGAAG GCCTTCCGCCTGCTGCTGGCCAGCCCCAGTGCCTGCTTTGAGCTGTTtgaacagaaggagaaggagggctATGGGGACGTGACCCTGTTTGAAGACATCAGAGCGGAACAGCTTCTTTCTAACG GGAGGGAGGTCAAAACCATTTCCCAAATCCTGGCTGACAAGACCTTGCGAGAGCAGAACACGTATGTTGAG AAGTGCATCAGCCTGAACCGCACCCTCCTGAAGAAGGAACTGGGATTGGTAGACAAGGACATCATCATGATCCCACAGCTCTTCTGCCTGGAGATACTAACAAATGTCCCctccaaccagcagaccacaaaGCTCTTCGCGAGGCCATACTTCCCTGACATG CTGCAGACAATCGTGCTGGGGAAGAACCTTGGCATCCCCAAGCCCTTTGGGCCCCAGATCAAGGGCACCTGCTGCCTTGAAGAGAAAGTGTGTGAATTACTGGAGCCCCTGGGTCTCAAATGCACCTTCATTGACGATTTTGATTGCTACATGACCAACATGGGGGACACCTGTTCCAGTGTCATCGTAAACCGGGTGCCCTTTGCGTTCAAGTGGTGGAAGATGACCCCATAA